From Candidatus Zixiibacteriota bacterium, one genomic window encodes:
- the csrA gene encoding carbon storage regulator CsrA, with amino-acid sequence MLILTRKLGESITIGDNIKVTVLGIYGRQVRLGIEAPLKVVVHREEIYVKIQNENRKASETVKEDLGSVVRLLRDKFKDEIGSGKKKKTDIKYRTDKNADEHNKRSPE; translated from the coding sequence GTGCTAATTCTGACAAGGAAGTTAGGAGAAAGCATCACGATCGGTGACAATATCAAGGTCACTGTCCTCGGCATTTACGGGAGGCAGGTAAGACTCGGAATTGAAGCACCCCTGAAAGTCGTTGTTCACCGTGAAGAGATCTACGTCAAGATTCAAAACGAGAACCGCAAGGCATCCGAGACAGTGAAAGAGGATTTGGGAAGCGTTGTCAGGCTTCTGCGAGACAAATTCAAGGATGAAATTGGATCGGGCAAGAAGAAGAAAACAGACATCAAATACAGGACTGACAAGAACGCAGACGAACATAACAAGAGGTCACCGGAGTAA
- the flgL gene encoding flagellar hook-associated protein FlgL, translated as MRVTNQMISDQVVRNLGQNINRFMKLENMMSTGRRINNPSDDPIGTVRDLGYRSKIAQYDQFAKNISHAKTWLSHVDLALSEMNDLLISAKEIAVSLANDSFDANAREAAANEIESIFEQILQAGNAKLDSRYLFSGQRTLQSSFRATGVGVVYEGDSGNINVEVESGARIAINLIGSSLLTKALNSLGSDADLNVGVEGNTLLSDLHGGNGIDLSTGIFNVTDENLGITVPVDVSASTDLDDVIASVNAQLAAGGITNVTAELGPEGNNLKLIATDRAEISLDTSLDNINSGTGVDLDSGVFEIHNTDHTTSVMVNVSSASTIGEVITEINSQLAAAGIANVTASLNPAGTGLQIQDANAVPLGLSISEADSVSGTAGDLGIVGDISPNLVGSDLNPRPEFSITDTGSGSTVAQDLGITGNMNYALVGTDLDPILIPDTLLSSLNNGLGFDLGEIQISQGDSTTIIDLGSSTLTTVQDVVDAINSSGLDITAAINSTSKGISITNNDDTKTLIVKDIDESKAAHQLGIAGSPDVMGSLLVLIDALREDDAEVVRSVIEGVDSGRDGLLDHRAAAGARVIRLETTELRSTEYRLNFTKLLSETEDADITKLVADLAQQESLYTAALQAASKIIQPSLLDFIR; from the coding sequence ATGCGAGTCACCAATCAGATGATATCGGATCAGGTTGTTCGTAATCTGGGGCAGAACATCAACCGATTTATGAAGCTCGAGAATATGATGTCTACCGGGCGCAGGATCAACAATCCATCAGATGATCCTATTGGCACGGTGCGCGATCTAGGCTATCGTTCAAAAATAGCCCAGTATGATCAGTTTGCGAAGAACATCTCGCATGCAAAGACTTGGCTTTCTCACGTTGACCTGGCTTTATCCGAAATGAACGATCTGCTCATCTCTGCGAAGGAGATCGCCGTCAGTCTTGCCAATGACAGCTTCGATGCCAACGCGCGAGAAGCTGCAGCTAATGAGATTGAATCGATATTCGAACAGATCCTTCAGGCGGGAAACGCCAAGCTGGATAGCAGATACCTGTTCAGCGGTCAGAGAACACTACAGTCGTCATTCCGCGCGACCGGCGTCGGTGTCGTCTATGAAGGTGATTCCGGAAATATTAATGTAGAAGTCGAATCAGGTGCGCGTATTGCGATCAATCTGATCGGCTCAAGCCTTCTGACCAAAGCACTAAACTCGCTTGGGTCTGATGCTGATCTCAACGTGGGCGTGGAAGGCAACACACTGCTCTCCGATCTGCACGGCGGCAATGGTATTGACCTGTCGACCGGAATTTTCAATGTCACGGATGAGAATCTCGGCATCACCGTACCTGTCGATGTATCCGCATCGACAGATCTCGATGATGTCATAGCCTCCGTGAACGCACAACTCGCAGCCGGAGGCATTACCAATGTGACTGCCGAACTCGGCCCTGAAGGTAACAACCTGAAACTTATAGCGACCGACAGAGCGGAAATCAGTCTGGATACCTCTCTCGATAACATCAACAGTGGAACGGGAGTCGATCTGGACAGTGGAGTATTCGAAATTCATAACACCGATCATACTACTAGTGTCATGGTCAATGTCTCTTCGGCATCCACGATTGGAGAAGTGATTACTGAAATCAATTCGCAGCTAGCCGCTGCCGGGATTGCAAATGTAACGGCATCGCTTAATCCTGCCGGAACCGGCCTGCAAATTCAAGATGCGAATGCTGTCCCATTGGGTTTGAGCATCTCGGAAGCAGATTCCGTGAGCGGTACTGCTGGCGATCTGGGCATTGTCGGCGATATTAGCCCAAACCTCGTAGGATCTGATCTCAATCCGCGACCTGAATTCTCGATCACAGATACAGGCTCGGGAAGCACAGTCGCGCAGGATCTCGGCATTACTGGAAACATGAATTACGCACTTGTTGGAACTGATCTTGATCCGATTCTAATCCCTGATACATTGCTCTCTTCGCTCAATAATGGCCTAGGATTCGATCTAGGCGAAATCCAGATTTCTCAAGGTGACTCCACTACCATCATCGATCTTGGATCGTCCACGTTGACGACAGTCCAGGATGTAGTCGATGCAATTAACTCGAGCGGACTTGATATCACGGCAGCCATCAATTCAACCTCGAAGGGCATATCGATTACGAATAACGATGATACGAAGACTCTGATTGTCAAGGACATTGATGAGAGCAAAGCGGCGCATCAGCTTGGTATAGCTGGTTCACCAGACGTGATGGGAAGCCTTCTGGTACTGATCGATGCTTTGCGAGAAGATGACGCAGAGGTCGTCAGGTCTGTCATCGAGGGTGTTGACAGTGGCAGGGATGGTCTCCTGGATCACCGTGCGGCGGCAGGTGCAAGAGTGATCAGACTTGAGACGACGGAATTGAGATCGACGGAGTATCGGCTCAATTTCACTAAGCTTCTCTCGGAAACTGAAGATGCTGATATAACTAAACTGGTTGCTGATCTTGCGCAACAGGAATCGCTCTATACAGCGGCTCTGCAGGCGGCGTCGAAGATCATCCAGCCGTCACTACTCGATTTCATCAGATAG
- a CDS encoding flagellar assembly protein FliW, translated as MKIATLRFGELDVPEDKMVEFPKGILGFEQFQKYVILQNEDSEPFKWMQSIEDPNLAFVIANPAFFFPNYKIEMHIRELNEINVAESSCVETYVIVTIPKDISQMSANLQGPLLINTDDNLGKQVVFVNSRYTIRHLIMDELKKKSGKNKTEPLALQI; from the coding sequence ATGAAGATAGCGACGCTTAGATTTGGCGAACTGGATGTTCCGGAAGACAAGATGGTCGAGTTCCCAAAGGGGATATTGGGATTCGAACAGTTTCAGAAATATGTGATTCTCCAGAACGAGGATTCGGAGCCCTTTAAATGGATGCAATCGATTGAGGATCCGAATCTGGCGTTTGTTATAGCGAACCCTGCATTCTTCTTCCCGAACTACAAGATTGAGATGCACATCAGGGAACTGAATGAGATCAATGTCGCAGAAAGCAGCTGTGTTGAGACTTATGTGATCGTGACCATTCCGAAAGATATCTCTCAGATGTCGGCAAATTTGCAGGGTCCGTTGCTGATCAACACGGACGACAACCTCGGCAAGCAGGTGGTTTTCGTGAATAGCCGGTATACCATCCGGCACTTGATCATGGATGAACTGAAGAAGAAAAGCGGAAAGAACAAAACAGAGCCGCTCGCGCTGCAGATCTGA